The stretch of DNA CCGCGGCGTCACGCCGACAGCCGAATCGACGACCGGAATGTCACCCATGCCAAGCTGTTTGAGCTGCTTGGCGAAATTCGCAGCCTCCTCCTCCAGCATGGCGAGATAGATCGCCTCGGGCTGTGCGCGCTTGAGCTGGGTGATGATCGCGCGGAAATCCGTGGTGCCTTCCTTGTAGACCGATTGCTGGACGAGCTCGCCGCCACGCTCTTCGAGCTGCTTAGTGAAGGCGTCCGCGACCGCAAGCCCCCAGTCGGTCTGCACCTGCAAGACGGCGACCTTCTTCTTGCCGAGCTTGTCGATGATGAAGTCGGCCATCGGCGGCACATAGACATTCACCGTTTCGCTGGCACGAAACATCCAGTCATTCATCTTGGTGAGGTCAGGGTGAGAGGCGCTGGGCGTCATCTGCAAGAGCCCTGCCCGCTCATAGGTATCGGCCGCGGCCATGGTCGCGGTCGAGCTGAAATCGCTGATCGAGGCGATCACATCCGCCTGGTCCGCAAGACGCTCGGCAATATTGATGGTCTCCTTGGGATCAGCCTTGCTGTCATAGCATTGCAGAACGAATTTGGCCTCAGGGAAAGCCTTCGCCTCGTTATAGGTATCGACTGCGAATTGGGCACCCTCCTTCATCGGCTCGCCAAAGCCGACCAGAGGTCCCGAGAGCGGCAAGGAGCAGCCAATGAGGAAGGTTTTCTCCTGCGCTTGCGCCTGAGGGGCTGCCCAGCCCGCCATCACCGCGAGCGCTGCGGCGGCGATGACTGATCTCGCCCCCCGGATCCTTGAACTCGGAATGTGCAATTTCGCTTTCATCCTCACCTCCATGCTCCTGGCTCAACGGGACCAGGAGCTCAGCGCCGGCCGCAATAGCCGGCTATTTCCAGCCGATCCCTGGCTTGCCGTCCCGCCCGGGCCGCCATGCGCAACCAAACCATCGTCTGACGAAGGCGATGGCCGCGGTCTCGCTGAACAGGCCCTTCGGCATCGCGACAATGGCGATGAACAGCACAATGCCCACGAGGATCATACGCAACTCGCCGACCTCGCGCCCGAGTTCCGGAAGCAGGATCATGAGCAGCGCGCCGATGATCGCTCCCGGCAAGCTGCCGAGCCCTCCCACCACCACCATGGTGAGGATCAGGATCGATTCCGGGAGCCTGAACATGTCCGGGCTGATATAGCGCGTGCTATGCGCAAGCAGCGCGCCGGCGAGGCCCGCAAAGGCACCGGCAATGGCAAAGGCCTGGATCTTGAGCAGATTGACATTGATACCCATGGCCTGTGCGCTCTGATCATCTTCCCGCAGCGCCCGCAAGGCATTGCCGTAATAGGAATGGGTGATGCGGTGCAGCACCCAGAGCGAGATCAGCATGACCACCGCGATCACGTAATAGGTGGCGAGCCTGCCGGATAAGTCGAAGCCGAAAATCTCGATTGGCGAAATGCCGCGAATGCCGAGCGGCCCACGGGTGACATCATACCAGTTGGTGATGGTGAGGGTGATGATCTCGCCGATCGAGAGGGTGGCCACCGTGAAGAAAATGCGCACGAGGCGAATGGCCGGAATACCGGCGAGAAACGCAAAGGCGCCCGACAGCAGCATGGCCAACGGCATCGTGGCAAGGAAGGGAATATCGAACTTGGTCGACAGAATGGCCGCCACATAGGCGCCGATGCCATAGAAGGCGGCATGGGCAAGCGACAAAAGGCCGGCCGTGCCGCTCACCAGGTTGAGGCTCATCGACAGAATGATGAAGATCATGCTGAGCTGCGCCAGGCGGAAGAGATAACCCTGGTCGAGCAAGGACAAGCTGCCCGGAATGACGAGCAGAATGAGGGCGAGGACGGCGCAGGTCCAGATCAGAGGCCGGTTCATGTCTCACCCTCACATCCGCTCGGAGCGTTTGCCGAAGAGGCCGCTCGGGAAGAAGAGAAGCGTGAGCAGCAGATAGACATGCGGCACCACGTCGACCCATTGCTGATGGGAGGGCAGGGCATTGGCGAGCAGGCTTTCGGAAAGCCCAATGATCAGTGCACAAACAACCGCGCCGAAGATGTTGTTGAGCCCGCCCATGAGCATGGCGATGAAAGCCTTGAGCATCGGCGTGAAGCCCATGAACGGAAAGATCTGGCCGTAATAGAGCCCGACCAGCAGCCCTGCGATGGCGCCGAAGGCTGATCCGATCATGAAGGTGCGCACGATCACCTTGTTCGCATCGACACCCACATAGAGCGCGCCGAGAAAATCATCCGCGACCGCCCGGATCTCGCGGCCGACATTGGTGCGATAGAGCAGCACCTGCAGGAAGATGAGCATTGCGACGGCGGAACCGAGAATGACGAGATCGCCATTCGCCAGCACCAGCCCGCCCAGCTCGATGGGCTGGTTCAGGAGATAATCCTGCGGAATGCTCTGCGCCTCGCCGCCGAAGTAAAGGGTGAGCGCCTCGCGGGCAATGATGCCCATGGCGAGCGAGGACATCAGGGTTGCCTCGCGCATCGCCCGTGATTTGAGCGTCGCCTCATCCCGTGAGCGGCGGAAGGGGCGAAAGGCGATCCGCTCGAGCCCCCAGCCGCTGAGCACCCCGACAATGGCAACGAGCAGGATCAGCACGATGATCGGTGGCGCGAACATCAGGATGATGATCAGCGCCGCGAAGGCGCCCAGCGTATAGATCTCGCCATGGGCGAAATTGACCGCATTGAGCACGCCAAAGATCAGCGTGAAGCCGATGGCGATCAGCGCATAACCGAAGCCGATGCTGACGCCGTTGATGATCGCCTGTGCAAAATAGATGTCCATCAGAGCCGATCTTTCCTCAACGCGCTATCCCCCGAGATAGATTTGTCGGATGCGATCATCCTGCTCGAGTTCAGCGGGCTTGCCTTCAAGCGTGATGCGGCCGACCTCCATGACATAGGCATGATCGGCGATCTTCAGCGCGGCCTTGGCATTCTGCTCCACCAGCAGGATCGAGGTGCCGCGTTCACGGATCCTGACGATCAGATCGAAGATCAGCTTGACGATCTTGGGGGCAAGGCCAAGGGATGGCTCATCGAGCAGCAAGAGCTTTGGCCGCGACATCAGAGCCCGCGCGATGCACACCATCTGCTGCTCGCCGCCCGAGAGCGAGCCTGCCTTCTGCTGCAGCCTCTGCTCGACAATGGGAAAGAGCTCCACCACCTCGCGGAATACGGCATCGTAATCGCCGGCCGGCAGCACCGCGCCGCCGAGCTGCATGTTTTCCGCAACCGTCATATTGGGAAAGAGATGGCGGCCTTCCGGCGCCTGCGAGATCCCCAGGCGGACGATCTCGTGGCTGGGCCTTCTGTCGATGCGCTCCTTGCCAAGCCAGATCTCGCCATCGGATGTGCGGTATATTCCCATGATGGCCCGCATGAGCGTGGTCTTGCCGACACCATTGCTGCCCAGCACCGAGACGATCTGGCCATCACCGACCGCAAGGCTCACCCCGTTCAGGATACGCTGGATGCCGATGGTGACGCTCAAGCTCTTGATATCGAGCATCGGCTCACTCCGACCCGAGATAGGCTTCGAGCACCGCCGGGTCATTGCGAACCTCATCCGGTGATCCATCGGCGATCTTGCGCCCCGATGCTAGGACCATGACCCGCTTGCAGACGCTCATCACCAGGTTCATGTCATGCTCGACCAGGAGGATCGTGAGCCCGTCCTGATGAATGCGGCGGATGAACTCTCCGAGCTCGGCCGTTTCGCTGTCATTGAGGCCCGCCGCCGGCTCGTCGAGGATGAGGAGCTTCGGCTGGGCGGCAAGCGCCCGGGCAATCTCCAAATATTTGCGCCGCCCATAGGAGAGATTGGCCGCAAGCTCCTCCGCGACATCCGTCAACCGCGTCTGCTCCAATGCCTGCCACGTGCGCTGGCTGATATCCTCGGAATAGGCCTTGCTGCCAAACGCCCTGAGCGGTGAGACCCCGTCAGTCCCGATCGCACCGACCGAGACATTGTCGAACACGGTCATGGTCGGAAAGATCCGCAGGTTCTGAAAGGTTCGGGCAACACCGAGCCTTGCGATCTGATGCGGCTTCAACCGGGCGATATCCTGCCCCCGGACCGTGATCAACCCGCGGGTCGGCCGCACGAAACCCGTGATCAGGTTGAACAGGGTGGTCTTGCCCGCGCCATTGGGGCCGATAACGCCCACGAGTTCACCCTGGTCGGTCGTCATGCTCACATCATCGATTGCCACCAACCCGCCGAAGCTTCGGGTGACCGCATCGATCCGGACCAGTTGTTCAGCCACAGAGGCCACGCTGCTCCTCACAGGTTGAAAACGCGGGGTGACCACCGTGGCTCGCCCGCAATTCTGCTCAATGGATTACCCTCGCGTTTCCTCGAACGGCTTGGTGCCGCTTTCTCTTTGGCCCGGTGCTATGGGCGGATGATCAGCTTGCCAAAGATCTGGCGGGCTTCCATGAGCCGCAGCGCTTCCTTGGCCTCTTGCAGCGGGAAGATGCGATCAATGGATGGTTTGATGCGGCCGTTGCGGACAAGGTCGATGAGCGCGTGCAGGTCATCGCGCGACCAGCCATTGGAGCCCCGGATATTGAGCTCGAAGGTCCAGATATAGCGGATATCTTCCTTAGGGTCGAAACCGGCGGTTGCACCACAGGTTAAAAGCCGGCCATCCTGCTTCATCACCTTGAGCGAGGGGACCCAGGTCTCGCCGCCCGTGAAGTTGACGACCACGTCGACCCCGCCCCCGCCCTGGCCGAACACCCGCGGCTTGCCATAGAGATTGCGCACCTCTTGCGGCCAGTCCTGCTCGCGGTAATTGATCAGGTGATCCGCGCCGAGCTCCTTGAGCTTCTGAAGCTTATCGGCACTGCTCGCACAGGCCACAACCTCCGCGCCCAGCATTTTGGCGAGCTGGACGCAGCAGGTCCCAACGCCGCCACTGGCCCCGAGAATGAGCACCTTCTCGCCCGGTTTGATCTCACCGCGCGTGACCATCATGCGATGCGCCGTCCCGTACGCGACCGGCAAGGCGGCCGCGTCCTCGAAGCTCACATCATCCGGCAATTTGATCAGCTGATGAGTGGGTACCTTGAGATATTCGGCAAGTCCGCCCTCGATAGTCTCACCGACGAGCCCGCCTTTGACCCGGTTGATCGGATCGATCAGCACACGGTCACCAATCGCCCAGTCCTTCACGCCCGAACCCAAGGCGATGATCTCGCCCGCCACATCGATCCCCATGATCATCGGCATCTTGATCTTGATGCCGGGCATGCCATGCAGGGTGAACAGGTCGTGATAATTGAGCGAGGTTGCCTTGACCGCCAGCACCACCTCGTCGGCATCGGGCGTGGGATCGGGGAAATGCGCATCGAAGACGATTTCGTCCAGATCTCCATGCTTGTGAATGACCATTGCCTTCATGGGTGCTCACTCCTCCTCAATTCCGGAATGCCGCGCGGGGCTAGCTGCGCGGTGTGAAATCCTTTGCGGCGCGGGCAATGAGCGCCTTGCGATCAATCTTGTTGGTGCCGGCAAGCGGCAGCTCATCCACAAAGAACACGGCGCGTGGATGGGCATAGGCTGGCCCATTCTCAAGGGTGAAGCGCTTGATCTCGTCCTCGCTCACCTCATGGCCCGGCGCGGCAACCACATAGGCGACCGGCAGCTGGCCCTTGACGTCGTCGGGAACGGGAACCACCGCCGCCTGATGCACAGCCGGGTGCCGCTCGATGAGCTTCTCGACTTCGCCGGGATAGATGTTCTCCCCGCCGCAGACGAACATGTCATCCGCCCGGCCGACGAAGAAATAGAAGCCATTGGAATCGCGCCGCATGAGATCGCCGGTATCATACCACCCATCCTGCAGGCGTTTTGCCGTCATTTCCGGCAGGTTGATATAGCCCGGCATCATCGCCTCGGTGCGGATCTGAAGCACGCCCTCATCGGGTGTCTCACCGCCCACCAGCCGCACCTCGACCCCGGGCATGGGATAGCCGAGCGCCGTATCTGGCCGCTTAAGGCCTTGCGGATGGGGACCAAACGCCACCGGACCCGACTCGGTTGTGCCGAAGCTCACGCTGATCTCTGCTTGCGGGAAGATCTCCTTGATCTTGTCGATCAGTCCTTGCGTCACCGGCGCTGATCCGGTGGTGACCATGCGGACGGACGAGAGATCTGCGGCCGCGAGCGTTTCCTTCTGCTTGGCCACCATCGCCAGCATGGTTGGAACGGACGTGAGCAGCACGCAGCGATGGGTATCGATCGCGCGGATATAGCCTTGCGCGGTGAACCGTCGCATGAGCACGATGATGCCGCCCAGACGGAACAGCAGTTTGCTGTAGAACAGCGCATTCATATGGAAGAGCGGGGCGGCCACCAGCACCGGCTGGTCATGAGCCACCGGCCTGATCGCCTCGAACATGCCGGTTGCCCAGATATAGCCGCCATGGGTCAGAGGCACGCCCTTGGGACGCCCGGTGGAGCCGGACGTATAGAGGATGGTCGCCCATTCCTCAGGCCGCATGGTCAGGCTGGAGAACGGCCCGGGATCAAGGAAGTCTGCAAAGCCGGCCTGGCCATCATCGAAGTCAGCATAGGGCAATCGCCCTTCGATCATCGCGCGCCGCTCGCCATCGACGAAGGCGAAGACGCAGGCCGAGTCTTCGAGAATGAACTCGATCGTATCGCGCCCCAGCCGGCTGCTGATCGGCACCGGCACGAGGCCCGCGCGCACGGTGCCCATATAGGCGGAAAGGTATTCGGGCCGATTATTGGCGATGATGGCGACCGCATCGCCCCGCTTGAACCCTTTGCCGGCAAGCGCCCGTGCCACCGCATTGGCTTGCGCATCGAACGCCCCTGCCGTGATCGCGGCGGATGATCCATCTTCCCGGACGTCGATGATCAATGTGCGGTCGGCCGGCACGCTCACATCGAGAATGTCGCCCAGATTTCCCGTTTCCACCGCGCGCATACTGGTCATGAGATCCTGGTCCTATCCAGCCTTCGAGCCATAACATCCACGGCCTATGGCGCAAAGCCTGCCCTGATCGTCAAAGACATCGATATCGACCACCGCCACGGTCCGGCCGGCGCGGCGCACCGTCGCCTTGCCTATGAGATAGGAACCGCCGGCCGGGCGAAGATAGTCCGTGCGGAAATTAATTGTCGGCACCGGCGCGCCCACGGTGAGAATCACCGCAAAATCACCGACCGTGTCGATGAGCGATGCGATGGGGCCGCCATGCACTTGACCCGTGCCATCGGCCCGCTCCAGTTCCGGCCGCATCGGCATCTTCATGGCCAGCACGCCCTTGGCTTCGTCAACCTCCTCGATCTCGAGGCCGAGAAACCGGATGAAGGGTGAGGTGTCGATAAACCGCTTGAGATCGTCGATGGTCAGGCGCTCACTCATGGATAATCCCGAAGGCTGGAGTGTCGGACATAGGCGGGAGAAATGTTACAGTGCGGGAGAAATGGAATTTTTTCCAGGGGGCTATTCTCGTGAGGTCGCCGGCCGTTCGACGCCAGGGTGTTGCCGAAATTTGTTCGATATAAAGAACGAATGTATTGTAATGTCAATCACCAACGCCGCTTGCGGTCCGGATAGGATCCGGGGGACGATATCGGCCTGACAGGCTCGACCGGGCTTTTTACGTTTTGTGAGGAAGCAGATGAACAAGCTTGACCATCTCCTGTGGGGCACACCGTCGCTGGATGAAGGCGTTGCCGCCTTCGAGCGGCTGACCGGCGTTCGGCTGACCCTCGGCGGCACCCATGAGGGCTTCGGCACCCGTAATAAGCTCGCAACCTTTGGCAATGAGGTCTATTTCGAGATCATCGCTCCGGACCCGCAGCAATCCCTCGCCGGCACGCTTGGCGAGGTTCTGGCCGCACTTCCCAGCCCCCGCCTGTTCACCTTCGCCGTTTCGACCACCGATATCGAGGGAATGCGTAACCGCCTGACCGGCCGCGGTCTCCTGAGCCGTCATGTGAAAATGGCGCGCACGCGGCCGGATGGCGTGGTGCTGGAATGGCAGATCCTCTATCCTGACGGACATGATTTCGGCTTTTTCATCCCCTTCTACATTCAGTGGGATACGCCCTATCATCCCTCACAGATGGAACCCTCAGGCCTCAGCCTCGAATCCTTCGTGGTGCGCCATCCCCGGCATCAGGAGCTTGCTGAGCTCTATCAGGACCTTCATATGCCCGTGGCGGTCGAGGCGGCATCCGAACCCGGTTTCCATGCGCAGATTGGCACGCCCAAGGGAAAGGTCGAGCTCGTGGGCTAAGGCCCTACCGCTCTAGATCTGGATCTCGACCGATTGAAAATTGGAACTTGCGAGGATGGCATCGAGCACCATCCTCCGCGCCGCCTCGATCTGGGCGATAGTCACGCGCTCGGCGGTTTCGCCATCACCGGCAATGAGTGCATCGATGAGCTCCCGGTGCTCATGCTGCATCTCATCCGTCCGGTTGCGCAGCGCGAGCCCTAAGTGAAACAGCCGCGACATCTCTTCCAGGATGTGAGACAGGATGCGGGTGAGCTTCTGATTGCCTGCGCCATCCACCACGGCGATGTGGAAATTCTTGTTCGCTTGAAGAAACGCACTTTCGCTTTCCCGGTCCCCGGGAAGGTAGCCCGCCTTGCATACCTGCTCGAGCTCGTGAATGCGCTTCGGATCGATCCGGCCCGCCGCCTTTTTCACTGCCGCGGGCTCCAGCAGCAGCCGGAGTTCGAAGAGCTGATGGACATCGCGCAGGGTGATCGGGGCGACCACATAGCCTTTGCGCGGCTGCGATTTCACGAACCCGTCCTGCGCAAGCTGTGAGAGGGCGCGCCGGATGGGTGCCTTGCCAAAGCCGAGCTGAACCGCAAGCTGCGTCTCGGTAATGGCCGATCCGGGCTCCAGCTCGCAGCGGATGATCTTCTCCTTGATAAGGTCATAGGCGGCCTCGCCCAGGGTCTTTGCCATGGGCTCGTCTGTCGTCACGGTGCTCAGCTTCGGGATCACGGATGGCCGGCTCATGGATCAACATGTTAGTGAGGTCTGCCTGACAGTACCACCCGTATGTCTGGCCGGGCACTTTGGCAAGCCAATCGTCCGTCGACCCCGATCACGCTTGAGTGCCTATCTCACAGGCGCCTCGCCGAACCAATCCGCCACGGCTGCGTTGAACCTTCAGCAGTAAGGAGGAGTTCATGCTCAGCGACGCCGCCCGACTCTATAATTCGATCAGCACGCTGCATGCGGCCCTGGTGGATGCCGGCCTCAAAGGCGATTTCGAGCTGCGCTTGAGTGCCGATGACGGCACCCAATTCGAGCATATGGTGATGAGTGGTGGAACAGAATATCGCGGTGAGGTGATGGAGCCCTACTCGCCCTCAGCTCATGAGCGGGCAATGAACATGTCCGGCATCCGCATCATCTGGCCAAGCGGCGGGCGCGCTCCCCACGAGCCCGGGCCTATCCAGCCAGCCCCATGATGAAGGGCTGGCGACGGATCACGACCGGTCGCGCCCAACATTGGAACGGATGCCAGCCCGGCAGAATAGGCTCGGTAACAGGCCTTGGCCATTCTGCAAGGGACCCGCGCCATGGATTTCAACGACACTCCATCCCGCCCGCGCCGCTTGGTGGTTGGCGGATTGGCAACCGGGTTGCTTGCGGCCGCAACCGCTTCGGCGAGGGCGCTACAACCCGTATCCCCGTCTAGCACCGGGCAGAATGCGTCCCGGTCCCAGGACAATGGGACCCTCACCCTGCGCGATCCGCGCGAAGGCTATCCCAAACCGCCTTTCGAGCGCCAGTCACAGGAATGGCCGAGGCTTGCTGGCGAAATGACCCCGCGCCCTGATCATGGCGAGACGAGCTATCACGGCTCGGACAAGCTTCGCGGCCGCAAGGCTCTGATCACTGGCGGCGACAGCGGGATCGGCCGCGCCGTTGCCATTGCCTTCGCCCGGGAAGGCGCGGATGTGGCTATCAACTATCTTCCCGCCGAAGAGCCCGATGCCCGCGAGGTGATCGCGCTCATCGAGGAGGCGGGCCGCAAGGCCATAGCCTTGCCCGGCGATATCCGGGATGAGGGGTTCTGTGGAAAGCTCGTTGCGGATACGATCGGCGCGCTCGGCGGCCTTGATCTCATCGTCAATAACGCGGCCAGGCAGCATTTCATGGACAATCTCGCCGATCTGACCACCGACCTGTTCGATTGGACATTCAAGACCAATGTCTATGCGCCCTTCTGGATCACCAGAGCAGCCCTGCCGCACCTTGAGCCAGGTGCGGCGATCATCATCACGGCCTCCGTCCAGGCCTATAATCCATCAGGCGGACTGTTCGATTATGCCCAGACGAAAGCCTGCAACGTGGCCTTTGCAAAGTCGCTCGCCAAGCAGTTGGGACCGAAGGGCATTCGCGTCAATGCGGTGGCGCCGGGGCCATTCTGGACACCGCTTCAGGTGAGCGGCGGCCAGACCCAGAGCAATCTTGAGAGCTTCGGTGCCGGCACCCCGCTCGGCAGACCCGGGCAGCCGGCGGAGATTGCTTCGGTCTATGTCGAGCTCGCCTCGGCGGATGCGACCTATGTGACGGGGCAGGTCTATGGCGCCGCGGGCGGCACGGGCAATCCGTAAATACCGCTAGAGCAGCACCACCCCCTCATTCGCCCGCAGCAAGAACGTGCCGCTCACCTTCTCGTCCCGATCAAGATGTGTGGACAGCGCGATATGGTTCGGCGCTTCCATCGGGAGGTGCACATGGATCGGATTGCTCCCGAGATTGAGCGCAATGATGGCCCGCTCCCCTTCATGTTCCCGCCCATAGATGAGGAGATCACCTTCCGCATCCATGGGGCTGTAGGAGCCCAGCCTGAACAGCGGTCTTGCCCGTAGCGCGATCAGCCGGCGATAGAGGCTGAGGATCGATTGGGGATCTTCGGCGAGCACCGCCACATTGCGCAGGCCGAAATCGGACGAGAGTGGCAACCAGGGCTTTGCGGTTGAGAAGCCTGCGCCGGGGGATGCATCCCATTGCATGGGCGTGCGTTGCGGATCACGGCCGACCCCAAGTCCTGGCTCGTTCTTCTCCCAAGGATCCTGCGCCTCGTCAGGCGCAATCGGCACGTCTTCGAGACCGATCTCATCGCCATAATACATGGTCGGCGTGCCCCGCAATGTCAGCAGCAGCATGGCCGCGACGCGCGCCTGCTCCCGCCCCACGCGCGATGCGATCCGCGGTTTGTCATGATTGCCGAGCACCCAATTCGGCCAGCCGCCCCGGGGGAGGGCCGCTTCGTATTCGGAGATGATGCGGGCAAGATTGCGGGCCTGCCAGGCTGCCTCGATCAGCTGAAAATTGAATGGCAGATGGGTGCCGCGGAGGTCGTCTCCATAATAGGTGACCAGCCGCTCGATCGGCAGATAGATCTCCCCGATCAGCACCCGGCTTGGAAACTCGTCCACCACCGCGCGCATCTCGGCAATCAGCTGATGCACCTCCGGCTGATCGGTCGAGTACAGCTGCAATAATCGCCGGATCGCGGGGTCACCGGGCTGATAGCCGGGATTGGCTGGATTATCCCGGAACTGCTCGTCTTTCATCAGATGCCAGATGACGTCGACACGGAACCCATCGACCCCGCGTTTCAGCCAGAACCGCAAGACATCGTACATTGCGGCGCGCACTTTTGGGTTGCGCCAGTTGAGGTCTGGCTGCTCCTTGAGGAAGGCGTGATAGTAGTACTGCCCCGCTTCCTCGTCCCATTCCCAGGCACTACCGCCGAAATTGCTGACCCAGTTGTTCGGCGGCCCAGCCCCGGGTGCGGAATCACGCCAGATATACCAGTCCCGCTTCGGGCTATCGCGCGATGACCGGCTCTCCCTGAACCAGGGATGCTCGCTTGACGTGTGGTTCGGCACGAAATCGAGGATCAGCTTGAGGCCGCGTTGATGCGCCTCAGCGAGCAATGCGTCAAACGCGCTGAGATCGCCAAACAGCGGATGAATATTGCAGTAATCCGAGATGTCATAGCCGAAATCGGCCATGGGCGAGGGGAAGATTGGCGAGATCCAGATCGCATCGATGCCGAGCCAACAGAGGTAATCGAGGCGGCGCCGTATGCCGTCGAGATCACCAACCCCATCCCCGTTCGAGTCTTGGAACGAGCGGGGATAGATCTGGTAGAAAATGGCCTGTTGCCACCAGTTCGGATCATTCATCCCGCGGCTGCATCCCTCAGGTGTGTTGATTGGCCCGCGATGGTAGCGGCAAGGGCCGGAAGCACCTTTTCGCCGAAGGCCTCGATGAAAGCGCGCTGATTTTGTCCGACATTGTGGAGATAGATCTCTTCAAAACCGAGGCCGAGATCCTCCGCGATCCAGTCGATGTGGCGGGAAAGATCAGCGGAAATGCGAACACTGTCGTCGAGATCCTCGGGCCGGACGAAACGGGTTGCTGCATCGAACTGCTCGGGAAGCTTGAGCTCGGCGGCGACCGTTCCAGCCAGCGTATTGGTCCGCCACTGCTCATGGGCATTGCGCCTTGCCTGCTCATCGCTCGCGGCATAGGAGAGATGAACTTGCAGGAACAGCGGCTTGCCCTCCCCGCCACCTTCACGAAAGGCTTCGATGAGCTGGCGCTGCTGCTCGACAGGCTTGTTGATGGTGATCAACCCGTCCGCCCAGCTAGCCGCCCAGCGCGCCGTCTCCGGCGTGAGGGCGGCAGCAACGATCCTTGGCGGTTCGGCCGGCCGGGAATAGAGCTTTGCCTCTTCCACCGGGATCAACCCGTCGCGCGTCACGGTCTCGCCGGCCCAGAGCGCGCGCATCACCTCGGCTGCTTCCTTGAGGCGCGCGTTCCGCTCGGCCTTTGCCGGCCAGCGCAACCCGGTGATCCGCTCATTGAGCGCCTCGCCTGAGCCCAAAGCCATCCAGAACCGGCCCGGGAACATCTCGGCCAGCGTTGCACCCGCTTGCGCGATGATCGCGGGATGATATCGCAAGCCTATGGGCGTCGTGACGATACCGAAAGACAAATCAGTGCTCGCCATCGCCGCACCAAGCCACGACCAGGCAAAGCCTGAATGGCCCTGCGCCTCACTCCACGGGCC from Rhodoligotrophos sp. CJ14 encodes:
- a CDS encoding PaaI family thioesterase — translated: MSERLTIDDLKRFIDTSPFIRFLGLEIEEVDEAKGVLAMKMPMRPELERADGTGQVHGGPIASLIDTVGDFAVILTVGAPVPTINFRTDYLRPAGGSYLIGKATVRRAGRTVAVVDIDVFDDQGRLCAIGRGCYGSKAG
- a CDS encoding VOC family protein codes for the protein MNKLDHLLWGTPSLDEGVAAFERLTGVRLTLGGTHEGFGTRNKLATFGNEVYFEIIAPDPQQSLAGTLGEVLAALPSPRLFTFAVSTTDIEGMRNRLTGRGLLSRHVKMARTRPDGVVLEWQILYPDGHDFGFFIPFYIQWDTPYHPSQMEPSGLSLESFVVRHPRHQELAELYQDLHMPVAVEAASEPGFHAQIGTPKGKVELVG
- a CDS encoding GntR family transcriptional regulator gives rise to the protein MSRPSVIPKLSTVTTDEPMAKTLGEAAYDLIKEKIIRCELEPGSAITETQLAVQLGFGKAPIRRALSQLAQDGFVKSQPRKGYVVAPITLRDVHQLFELRLLLEPAAVKKAAGRIDPKRIHELEQVCKAGYLPGDRESESAFLQANKNFHIAVVDGAGNQKLTRILSHILEEMSRLFHLGLALRNRTDEMQHEHRELIDALIAGDGETAERVTIAQIEAARRMVLDAILASSNFQSVEIQI
- a CDS encoding SDR family oxidoreductase, which translates into the protein MDFNDTPSRPRRLVVGGLATGLLAAATASARALQPVSPSSTGQNASRSQDNGTLTLRDPREGYPKPPFERQSQEWPRLAGEMTPRPDHGETSYHGSDKLRGRKALITGGDSGIGRAVAIAFAREGADVAINYLPAEEPDAREVIALIEEAGRKAIALPGDIRDEGFCGKLVADTIGALGGLDLIVNNAARQHFMDNLADLTTDLFDWTFKTNVYAPFWITRAALPHLEPGAAIIITASVQAYNPSGGLFDYAQTKACNVAFAKSLAKQLGPKGIRVNAVAPGPFWTPLQVSGGQTQSNLESFGAGTPLGRPGQPAEIASVYVELASADATYVTGQVYGAAGGTGNP
- a CDS encoding alpha-amylase family glycosyl hydrolase, with protein sequence MNDPNWWQQAIFYQIYPRSFQDSNGDGVGDLDGIRRRLDYLCWLGIDAIWISPIFPSPMADFGYDISDYCNIHPLFGDLSAFDALLAEAHQRGLKLILDFVPNHTSSEHPWFRESRSSRDSPKRDWYIWRDSAPGAGPPNNWVSNFGGSAWEWDEEAGQYYYHAFLKEQPDLNWRNPKVRAAMYDVLRFWLKRGVDGFRVDVIWHLMKDEQFRDNPANPGYQPGDPAIRRLLQLYSTDQPEVHQLIAEMRAVVDEFPSRVLIGEIYLPIERLVTYYGDDLRGTHLPFNFQLIEAAWQARNLARIISEYEAALPRGGWPNWVLGNHDKPRIASRVGREQARVAAMLLLTLRGTPTMYYGDEIGLEDVPIAPDEAQDPWEKNEPGLGVGRDPQRTPMQWDASPGAGFSTAKPWLPLSSDFGLRNVAVLAEDPQSILSLYRRLIALRARPLFRLGSYSPMDAEGDLLIYGREHEGERAIIALNLGSNPIHVHLPMEAPNHIALSTHLDRDEKVSGTFLLRANEGVVLL
- a CDS encoding TIGR03885 family FMN-dependent LLM class oxidoreductase — protein: MPKIGFHASHEQFAPSALLACVKAAAKAGFSGAMSSDHFGPWSEAQGHSGFAWSWLGAAMASTDLSFGIVTTPIGLRYHPAIIAQAGATLAEMFPGRFWMALGSGEALNERITGLRWPAKAERNARLKEAAEVMRALWAGETVTRDGLIPVEEAKLYSRPAEPPRIVAAALTPETARWAASWADGLITINKPVEQQRQLIEAFREGGGEGKPLFLQVHLSYAASDEQARRNAHEQWRTNTLAGTVAAELKLPEQFDAATRFVRPEDLDDSVRISADLSRHIDWIAEDLGLGFEEIYLHNVGQNQRAFIEAFGEKVLPALAATIAGQSTHLRDAAAG